The following DNA comes from Bradyrhizobium sp. SK17.
TGGCGCGATAGATCACGGTGAAGGCCTCGACCTTGCCTTTGCCTGTCGCCTCGGCGGTGAAGTCGGGCACGTCGCGGCGATGCCGGTCCGCCTCCGCCTGCACGCTGGTGTCCTGCTTGAGTGCTGATGTCGGCGCCGCGCGCGACAGCACCAGGCCGTGATGCTTGGTGACGAAGCCGCCCTGGCCGTAGAGCAGGCCGAGCGTGCCGCCGCTGCGCAGCTTGCGCACCATCGCGCAGGCCGAATGCGTCATGTAGGTGTTGAGCGGCGCGCCGAAGAACGTCAGCCCGCCTGTCACGGTCGGCTGTACGTCGGGCCCAAGGCCGAGCGTCCGGCGCGCCATCTTGGGCACGCAGGGGAAACAGCTATAGAGCTCGATCGCGTCGAACTTCTTGCCGTCGCCGCCGACCAGATCCATCACCGCCTTCAGCACCGCGGTCTGCGCGTGGCTCTCGACGAACTGGTCGCGGATCAGATAATCGCGCGGCTCTTCCGCCGAGGCGCCGCCGAGCGGATAGATCAGCCTGTCTTCGGGCACGCCCGCGGCGCGCGCCTTCGCCAGGCTGGTCAGGATCAGCGCGCCGCCCATGTTCACCGTCGGGTTCGCGACCATCAGCTTCGTATAGGGCCACGCGATCATCCGGTTGTCCGGCGTCGCGGTCGTGATCTCGTCGCCGGTGAATGTCTTCTTCAGCCAGGAGTTCGGATTGTCGGCGGCAACCCGCGCATAGGTCGACCACAGCTCGCCGGATTCCTTCAGCGCCTGGCGCGGCGTCTGGCCCCAATGCGCCGAGGTCGCGGACTCATAGAGCGGATAGACCGTGATCGGCCTGAACACGCCGAGCGTCACGGCAAGCGGCTTCTGGAACGCGGCGCCGCGCTTGGGCTCCTCGACGTCATGCGCGAACGGCGTCCAGGGCAGTTCGACGCCGGCGCGCTGCGCCTTGGTCGCGGTCGACTGCGCCTCCGCGCCGCAGACCGCCGCCACGCTGCATTCGCCGCGCGCGATGCGCTGCGCCGCTTCGTGCAGATAGCGGATCGGGCTCTCGCCGCCGACCGGGCCGTAATAGAGATGCGCGGGCGCGATGCCGAGCCGTTGCGCCAGCTGCTTCTCCGGATCGCGGTAGCGCCAGCTCAGGAAGTTGACGACGTCGAGCGACTGCACGTCGGCGAGCAGCTTTGCGCCGCTGTCGGCTTCGGCGCGCTTCAGCGCCTCCTCGAGCAAGGTGAGCGGCTCGAGGCCGGCTGCGATGTCCTTTGGACGATCGACGATCTCGCCGACGCCGACGATGACGGGAATGCGGTCTTCGGGGATATGAGATGTGGTCATTTCTTCTTGCTTCACTTTCTAGATCTTCGCCACGCCGCCGCCCTTCGAGGAGCGCAAGAGCGCGCACCTCAGGGTGACGGCTACGTAGGGGGCGTCATCCCTGCGCAAAGGCTTCGCCTTTGTCGCTGGAGGCGCGAGCGCAGCGAGCCTCGAAGGATGAGCCACGTACTCTACTCCGCCACCAACGCATTCATGTGCTCGACGGCCTCGACGAAATCTTCCTTGAACTCCTGCACCACGGCGCCGGCGGACTTGACGCTGTCGACCAGGCCGACGCCCTGGCCGACGAAGTAGCTGACGAGATCGCGCGCCTTCTCGTTGCCGGCCTCGGCGGCGCGGTCGATGGCGTTGAAGGCGTCGCGGCTGATGATGCTTTGCAGCGGCATCGGCAGCGCGCCGGGGCTTTCCGGCGAACGGTCCCAGGCGTCGGTCCAGACCGAACGGAGTTGCCGCGCGGGCTTGCCAGTGCGGCCCTTGGAGCGGATCGCGTCACGCGAGGAGGCCGCGATCATCTTCTCGCGGAAGATCTCGGAGGTCTCCGACTCCACGGTGGCAAGCCACACCGAGCCGGTCCAGGCGCCGGCCGCGCCCATCGCCATGCAGGCGGCCATCTGGCTGCCGGTCATGATGCCGCCGGCGGCGAGCACCGGCACGTCGCGGATCTTCTTCACCGCCTTGATCACCTCGGGCACCAGCACCATGGTCGAGACCTCGCCGCAATGGCCGCCGGCCTCGGTGCCCTGCGCGACCAGGATATCGACGCCGGCCGCGACCTGGCGCAGCGCGTGCTCCTTGGAGCCGATCAGGGCTGCGACCGGCACGTTGTGCTTGCGGCCCATCTCGATCATCGCCCGCGGCGGCACGCCGAGCGCGTTGGCGATCAGCCTGATCGGATGGCGGAACGAGACCTCGAGCAATTGCAGCGCGGTCTCGGCATCGAACGGTTGCGGCTGGTTGTCGGCGACGCTCTGCGCCGTGAGCTCGATGTCGTATTTCTTCAAGAGATTGCGGGTGAAGTCGCGGTGCTCCTTGGAGACGCGTTTCTCCAGGCTCTTCCAGGTGACGTTCTTCTCGCCGGCGGTCGAGATGTTCTCGGGGATCAGCACGTCGATGCCGTAGGGCTTGCCGTCGACATGCGCGTCGATCCATTTCAATTCCTGCTCCAGCGTTTCCGGCAGGTACCGGGTCGCGCCGAACACGCCGAAGCCGCCGGCGCGGCTGACCGCTGCGACCACGTCGCGGCAATGGCTGAAAGCGAGCAGGGGGAATTCGATCCCCAGCATGTCGCAGATCGGTGACTTCATGGATTGGTTTTCTCCCGCCGGCTGCTTCTTGTGCTTGTTGGCATCAGCCCCTGCAACGCTAGCGCATCACGGTCAGCGAAGCCAAGCGGGTTTCGGCCTCGGCGATCTTGCGTACAGGCGCTGCTTGGCTGCATCGCTCGCAGCGCATTCCGCTGGGTAGAAAATGCGATCGCGTGGGCTGGGCAAAGCGGAACCTGCCCACCATCTAGTGCAGACATGCGGATGTGCACGGCGGTTGCCGCGCCATGGAAAAACGTCAACCCGGGAGCCAACGACGTGACCGACACCCCTGCCTACGAGCCGCCGAAAGTCTGGACCTGGAACAAGGAGAGCGGCGGCCGCTTCGCCAGCATCAACCGGCCGATCGCCGGTCCGACCCATGACAAGGAGCTGCCGGTCGGCCGCCATCCGCTGCAACTCTACTCGCTGGCGACACCGAACGGGGTGAAGGTCACCGTGATGCTAGAAGAGTTGCTGGCTGCCGGCCACACGGGTGCGGAATACGACGCCTGGCTGATCAAGATCGACGGCAACCAGTTCGGCAGCGGCTTCGTTGGCGTCAATCCGAACTCGAAGATCCCGGCGCTGATGGATCACAGCGGAGCGGAGCCGATCAGGGTGTTCGAGTCGGGCTCGATCCTGGTCTATCTGGCGGAAAAATTCGGCGCGTTCCTGCCGACCGACGTCAAGACCCGCGCCGAAACCTTCTCCTGGCTGTTCTGGCAGATGGGTGCCGCACCCTATCTCGGCGGCGGCTTCGGGCACTTCTATGCCTATGCGCCGACCAAGATCGAATATGCCATCGACCGCTTCGCGATGGAGGTGAAGCGCCAGCTCGACGTGCTCGAGCGCCGGCTCGCCGACAACGAGTATCTCGCCGGTGACGTCTACACCATCGCCGACATGGCGGTGTGGCCCTGGTATGGCGGGCTCGCCAAGGGCCTGCTCTACGGCGCCGGCGAATTCCTCTCGGTGCAGGACTACAAGAACGTGCAGCGCTGGACCGACGCGATCGCGGCACGGCCCGCGGTGAAGCGCGGCCGCATGGTCAACCGCACCTGGGGCGAGCCGTCGAGCCAGCTCCACGAGCGCCATGACGCCAGCGATTTCGAGACCAGGACGCAGGACAAGATCGGGGAGCCGGCGTCGTCGTAAAGTTGCTGATACGCTGCGATCTCTCGGTGAAATTGGTCGTGCCCGGCCTTGTGCCGGGCATCCACGTCTTTGTTCACCGGAGACGAAGACGTGGATGGCCGGGACAAGCCCGGCCATGACGAAGTGTGGGATGCAGTAGGGCAGATTAGCTCAATAAATCGTCATACTCCGGGTTCTTCATCATGAAGCCCTGGATGAACTCACATTTTACGACGAGCTTGATCTTCTGCGCACGCACGGCGTCGAGCGTGGCGCGGGCGAGCTTGGAGCCGATGCCGCGGCCGCCAAGCTCCGGCGGCACTTCGGTGTGGACCAGCGTGATCGTATCCGGCGTCTTGCGGTAGACCACGAAGGCGATGTGGCCGTCGACGGCGAGCTCGAACCGGCTCTGCGCCGTGTTGTCGTGGAATGCTTCAGTCATCGTCTCTCCTATTTCGTCTTTGCGCCTTCGGCTGCGGGAAACACCACGCGGTCGTCGGTGCGGCAGTAGCGGTCGGCGAACATGCGGCCGATCGGGTGATAGCGATCCATATGAACGCGCATCGCGTCATCGTCCCACAATTCGTCGCGGATGTGGAAGTGAATGCCTTCGCCCATGATGAGCTCGCGGTCGCCGTTGACGTCGATCAGCTTCCAGGTCCTGCACTCCATCGCGAACGGCGCGTCGGCAAGCCGGGGCACCGCGATCTTGCTGGACGGCGCGAGCTTGAGGCCGAGGTAATCAGGTTCGCCGATCTCCGGCGGAAAGTCGCCCGAGCTCTCGTGCATGGCGCGCGCCAGGGGCTCGTCGGTCAGGTTGACCACGAATTCGCCCAGGCGCTGGATGTTGACCATGGTGTCCTTCTCACGCCCATCCGGCCGACGATTGACCGCGAACATGCAGAGCGGCGGATCCTCGCAGAACACGTTGAAGAACGAGAACGGTGCCGCATTGACCACGCCGTCCGGGCCGAGGCTCGTGACCCAGGCGATTGGCCGCGGCAGCACGAAGGAGGTCAGCACCTTGTAGCGTTCGCGTTGGGTCAGGTCGCTTGCGGCGTATTCCATGGGATGATCCGAAATGGCGGAGCGGGTTGTCGGAGCGTAACCCGCCGCCGCCCGGCCGCAAAGCAAAAGGCGGGTTAGCTTGCGCTAACCCGCCTGGCAGACTTGTTGTTGCTTTCTCACCTCGCCCCGCTTGCGGGGAGAGGGGAAAATGAGCTGTTACGTCATGCTCAGTTCGTGGCGGCCGACCACCATCCAGTGCACCTCGTCCGGACCGTCGGCGAAGCGGAGATGGCGGACGTCCTGGTACATCTCGCCGAGCGGCGACCACTGCGAGATGCCGGTGGCGCCGTGCATCTGGATCGCCTGGTCGATCACCTTGCAGGCGCGCTCGGGCACCATCGCCTTGACCATCGACACCCAGACGCGGGCTTCCTTGTTGCCGAGCACGTCCATCGCCTTGGCCGCCTTCAGCACCATCAGCCGCATCGCCTCGATTTCGCAGCGCGCCTGGGCGATGATCTGCATATTGCCGCCGAGATGGGCGATCTTCTTGCCGAACGCTTCGCGGGTCAGGCCGCGCTGCACCATCATGTCGAGCGCCTTCTCGGCCTTGCCGATGGTGCGCATGCAGTGATGGATGCGTCCCGGTCCGAGGCGAACCTGCGAGATCTCGAAGCCGCGGCCCTCGCCGAGCAGCATGTTCTCCTTCGGCACCCTGCAATTGTTGAAGCGCAGATGCATGTGGCCGCGCGGCGCGTGGTCGTGGCCGAACACGTGCATGGGCCCAAGGATCTCGACGCCGGGGGTGTCGATCGGCACCAGGATCTGCGACTGCTGCTTGCTGGGTGCGGCATCGGGATTGGTCTTCACCATCACGATCATGATCTTGCAGCGCGGGTCGCCGGCGCCGGAGATGTAGTACTTCTCGCCGTTGATCACCCACTCGTCGCCGACCAGCTTCGCGGTGGTCGAGATGTTCTTGGCGTCGGAGGAGGCGACGTTCGGCTCGGTCATTGCGTAGGCCGAGCGGATCTCGCCGTTGAGCAATGGCTTCAGCCACTTCTCCTTCTGCGCCTTGGTGCCGACCCGCTCCAGCACTTCCATGTTGCCGGTGTCGGGCGCCGAGCAGTTCATGGTCTCGGACGCCAGCGGGCTCTTGCCGAGCTCGGCGGCGATATAGGCGTAGTCGAGGTTGTTGAGGCCGTCGCCGGTCTCGGCGTCGGGCAGGAAGAAGTTCCAGAGGCCGACTTCCTTGGCCTTGTCCTTGGCCTTCTGCAGGATCGCGAGCTGCTCGTCGGTGAAGCTCCAGCGGTTGGTCTTCTTCTCGCCGGCGCGATAGAACTCGACCGACATCGGGTCGACGGTGTCGCGGATGAACTGCTTCACGTGGTCGTAGAGCGGGCGAACCTTGTCCGACATCCGGAGGTCGTTGAGCTCGTCGCCCGGGTTGAGCGTGTAGTTCGTGGTGCGCGGCACATAGGCATGTTTCATTGTCTTTTCTCCCTCGCGAAGGCGCGTTTCGCGGCGGACAATAGACGCGTGCGGCGCGAAGCGCGAGCACCGATTTCGTGCCATCGCTACCGCATCGCGGAATATCGCGACGGCGTTTCAAACGTTGTTTGAACGCCGCCGCTCACGACACGTGCCGGATCGTCAGGTCATCCGATGCATCGCGCAGATCTTGTTGCCGTCGAGATCGCGCAAGTAAGCGAGGTAGAGCTTGATGCCGCCGCCTTCCCGCACGCCCGGCGGATCCTCGATAGGCTTGCCGCCGTTGGCGACACCGGCCGCGTGCCAGGCATCGACCTGCTCGGGCGAAGCGCAGGCAAAGCCGATCGTGCCGCCATTGGCATGCGTCGCCGGTTCGCCGTCGATCGGCTTGGAGACCATGAAGATGCCGGCCTTGGTGAGGTACATGATGCGGTGACCGTCGACCCGGGCCGGCCGGACATCGATCGTACCGAGCAGTGCGTCATAGAACGACTTGGCCTTGTCCAGGTCGTTGGTGCCAACCATCACGTGTGAAAACATCTGAAATATCCTCCCTCTTGGTTATGAAAGCCGCCTTGTTGCGCCCTTGCGGTTGGAACGCTTAGCAGCAGTTTTACCGCAACGGAAGCGACGCGGCGTCGCGTGGTGTTCGCACTCGTCATTCCGGGTTCGCGCTTTGCGCGCCCCGGAATGACGCGGGGAGGAAATGCTGCGCCCTCTGTTGCGGAGGAGGGCGAGTAGACGCAAGACTCGGACGCGATCACGCCGCGAGGATGTGGGTGTATGTTTCACAGGTCGCGCAACAAGATCAGTGTCGTCCTGGCGAAAGCCAGGACCCATTACCCCGATCGCCAATTGCCGCACGACGCCGGGGCCGCGATCCCGTTCACAAGCGAACGCGGTGGTTATGGGTCCCCTGAGTTCACAAACGAAGTGCAACACTTCCATCTGGAGGTGTTGCCATGGGGCGGACTTACAAGCAGCTCTGCCTGGAGGAGCGATGCGAGATTGCCAGGCTTTCGGCCGGTGGCAGCTCGATCCGGCAAATCGCGGCAGCTTTGGATCGCCCGCCA
Coding sequences within:
- a CDS encoding flavin reductase family protein, whose product is MEYAASDLTQRERYKVLTSFVLPRPIAWVTSLGPDGVVNAAPFSFFNVFCEDPPLCMFAVNRRPDGREKDTMVNIQRLGEFVVNLTDEPLARAMHESSGDFPPEIGEPDYLGLKLAPSSKIAVPRLADAPFAMECRTWKLIDVNGDRELIMGEGIHFHIRDELWDDDAMRVHMDRYHPIGRMFADRYCRTDDRVVFPAAEGAKTK
- a CDS encoding acetyl-CoA acetyltransferase; its protein translation is MTTSHIPEDRIPVIVGVGEIVDRPKDIAAGLEPLTLLEEALKRAEADSGAKLLADVQSLDVVNFLSWRYRDPEKQLAQRLGIAPAHLYYGPVGGESPIRYLHEAAQRIARGECSVAAVCGAEAQSTATKAQRAGVELPWTPFAHDVEEPKRGAAFQKPLAVTLGVFRPITVYPLYESATSAHWGQTPRQALKESGELWSTYARVAADNPNSWLKKTFTGDEITTATPDNRMIAWPYTKLMVANPTVNMGGALILTSLAKARAAGVPEDRLIYPLGGASAEEPRDYLIRDQFVESHAQTAVLKAVMDLVGGDGKKFDAIELYSCFPCVPKMARRTLGLGPDVQPTVTGGLTFFGAPLNTYMTHSACAMVRKLRSGGTLGLLYGQGGFVTKHHGLVLSRAAPTSALKQDTSVQAEADRHRRDVPDFTAEATGKGKVEAFTVIYRANGEVEHGVTMLRTDDGRRSLGRIPAGDTATLAHLQDLDRTPVGTTGNIVTAADGVPEWRVG
- a CDS encoding nitronate monooxygenase, which encodes MKSPICDMLGIEFPLLAFSHCRDVVAAVSRAGGFGVFGATRYLPETLEQELKWIDAHVDGKPYGIDVLIPENISTAGEKNVTWKSLEKRVSKEHRDFTRNLLKKYDIELTAQSVADNQPQPFDAETALQLLEVSFRHPIRLIANALGVPPRAMIEMGRKHNVPVAALIGSKEHALRQVAAGVDILVAQGTEAGGHCGEVSTMVLVPEVIKAVKKIRDVPVLAAGGIMTGSQMAACMAMGAAGAWTGSVWLATVESETSEIFREKMIAASSRDAIRSKGRTGKPARQLRSVWTDAWDRSPESPGALPMPLQSIISRDAFNAIDRAAEAGNEKARDLVSYFVGQGVGLVDSVKSAGAVVQEFKEDFVEAVEHMNALVAE
- a CDS encoding VOC family protein produces the protein MFSHVMVGTNDLDKAKSFYDALLGTIDVRPARVDGHRIMYLTKAGIFMVSKPIDGEPATHANGGTIGFACASPEQVDAWHAAGVANGGKPIEDPPGVREGGGIKLYLAYLRDLDGNKICAMHRMT
- a CDS encoding GNAT family N-acetyltransferase, which gives rise to MTEAFHDNTAQSRFELAVDGHIAFVVYRKTPDTITLVHTEVPPELGGRGIGSKLARATLDAVRAQKIKLVVKCEFIQGFMMKNPEYDDLLS
- the yghU gene encoding glutathione-dependent disulfide-bond oxidoreductase codes for the protein MTDTPAYEPPKVWTWNKESGGRFASINRPIAGPTHDKELPVGRHPLQLYSLATPNGVKVTVMLEELLAAGHTGAEYDAWLIKIDGNQFGSGFVGVNPNSKIPALMDHSGAEPIRVFESGSILVYLAEKFGAFLPTDVKTRAETFSWLFWQMGAAPYLGGGFGHFYAYAPTKIEYAIDRFAMEVKRQLDVLERRLADNEYLAGDVYTIADMAVWPWYGGLAKGLLYGAGEFLSVQDYKNVQRWTDAIAARPAVKRGRMVNRTWGEPSSQLHERHDASDFETRTQDKIGEPASS
- a CDS encoding acyl-CoA dehydrogenase family protein, whose amino-acid sequence is MKHAYVPRTTNYTLNPGDELNDLRMSDKVRPLYDHVKQFIRDTVDPMSVEFYRAGEKKTNRWSFTDEQLAILQKAKDKAKEVGLWNFFLPDAETGDGLNNLDYAYIAAELGKSPLASETMNCSAPDTGNMEVLERVGTKAQKEKWLKPLLNGEIRSAYAMTEPNVASSDAKNISTTAKLVGDEWVINGEKYYISGAGDPRCKIMIVMVKTNPDAAPSKQQSQILVPIDTPGVEILGPMHVFGHDHAPRGHMHLRFNNCRVPKENMLLGEGRGFEISQVRLGPGRIHHCMRTIGKAEKALDMMVQRGLTREAFGKKIAHLGGNMQIIAQARCEIEAMRLMVLKAAKAMDVLGNKEARVWVSMVKAMVPERACKVIDQAIQMHGATGISQWSPLGEMYQDVRHLRFADGPDEVHWMVVGRHELSMT